One genomic segment of Paenibacillus xylanexedens includes these proteins:
- a CDS encoding sensor histidine kinase, producing MIRKMYMKRFIYFFVFFLLLTLSLFFVMNRLSSKTLEENLIGASKNQLDYVKGILDGIIYEANMYGVQYAADSDVRFYQRHVIELSNYDSQMKKNDIVDRLRQTLLSSRSIESIGIYWKTEEAFLSTNNTQEARLPFKDVHERGWQIVGNSLYYFALYPYIQKSGQNEPTQYVVGVKLNTDYLKSLLKKAVNNDSSNAFFLFDPQQLWSEKEIDNDLLKAVTEMISPQPEVTLKYDYHTNSDDYYVLSRYIESIDGYLITYTQTNDFLQPLDRNRKLFFASILAVFTLGLVVIFTFYRNYYRNLRLLERKFSQVEQGNHNTRITENTGKEFYSLFRSFNHMVTEIQDLFVSLKTETELRRSAELQQLQAQINPHFLYNSLFFIMSVAQFSPDSVMRMSKHLAEYYRYLTKLDRHEVTLESELQFAEHFLIIMALSKKMEYNIDLPPELSSLPLMPLIIQPVVENAIQHGIEGQQGAHRVTIDVKQTEAAITIKVSDDGKGLSLDDIRSLEARLESDAPPEGIKGVGLWNVNQRLKNTYGELSGLHFTTNDWGGLSVLLLISIPEVKGDN from the coding sequence ATGATCAGAAAAATGTATATGAAGCGATTCATCTATTTCTTTGTTTTTTTTCTGCTGCTGACGTTGAGTTTGTTTTTCGTGATGAACCGATTGAGCTCCAAGACACTTGAAGAAAATCTGATTGGTGCTTCCAAAAACCAGCTTGATTATGTGAAAGGCATATTAGACGGGATTATATACGAAGCTAACATGTACGGGGTTCAGTATGCGGCAGACAGTGATGTCCGATTTTATCAGAGGCATGTTATCGAGCTGAGCAATTACGATTCCCAAATGAAAAAAAACGATATCGTGGATCGCTTGCGGCAAACGCTCCTTTCCAGTCGATCCATTGAATCGATCGGCATTTACTGGAAGACTGAAGAAGCGTTTCTCTCCACGAACAATACGCAGGAGGCAAGACTTCCGTTCAAGGATGTTCATGAGCGGGGATGGCAAATCGTCGGTAACAGCTTGTATTACTTTGCCCTCTACCCTTACATCCAGAAATCAGGACAAAATGAACCGACTCAGTACGTGGTTGGTGTAAAGCTGAATACCGATTATTTAAAAAGCCTGCTGAAAAAGGCCGTGAATAACGACAGCTCGAACGCTTTTTTTCTTTTTGACCCCCAGCAGTTATGGAGTGAGAAAGAAATCGACAACGATCTATTGAAAGCGGTTACTGAAATGATTTCGCCCCAGCCAGAAGTCACTTTAAAATATGATTATCATACCAATTCGGATGACTACTATGTTCTTTCGCGATATATTGAATCGATCGACGGCTACCTGATTACATATACACAGACGAACGATTTTCTGCAACCGCTTGACCGCAATCGCAAATTGTTCTTTGCCAGCATTTTAGCCGTGTTCACGCTTGGTCTGGTTGTGATCTTTACGTTTTATCGGAACTACTACCGTAATCTCCGTTTGTTGGAGAGAAAGTTTTCACAGGTCGAGCAAGGTAATCACAACACGCGGATCACCGAAAATACGGGCAAAGAGTTTTACAGCCTGTTCAGAAGTTTTAATCATATGGTTACCGAGATCCAGGATCTGTTTGTATCCTTGAAGACTGAAACGGAACTAAGACGAAGTGCGGAACTTCAACAACTCCAAGCTCAGATCAATCCTCATTTTTTGTACAACAGTTTGTTTTTCATCATGTCGGTGGCTCAGTTCTCACCTGATTCTGTCATGCGCATGAGCAAACATCTAGCTGAATATTATCGTTATTTAACCAAGTTGGACCGGCATGAAGTCACGCTGGAAAGCGAGCTTCAGTTTGCGGAACATTTCCTGATTATTATGGCTCTCAGCAAAAAAATGGAGTACAACATTGATCTGCCGCCGGAACTGTCTTCCCTTCCCCTCATGCCGCTGATCATCCAGCCAGTGGTTGAAAATGCGATTCAACATGGAATCGAAGGACAACAAGGTGCCCATCGGGTTACGATTGATGTAAAACAGACGGAGGCTGCGATAACGATCAAGGTCTCCGATGACGGAAAAGGTCTTTCGCTCGATGATATCCGCAGCCTGGAGGCTCGGCTTGAGAGTGATGCCCCGCCTGAAGGAATTAAAGGCGTAGGGCTCTGGAATGTAAATCAACGTCTGAAAAATACGTACGGTGAACTTAGCGGGTTACATTTTACTACTAATGATTGGGGCGGCTTGTCCGTCCTGCTGCTCATCAGCATTCCCGAGGTGAAAGGAGATAACTAA
- a CDS encoding DUF7674 family protein produces the protein MDSDILINQFLELFPEFHDCYIEHLDLNQEFLGHVFFGDEVATYVEGLLCENDDTEQIEKFFNFFEWMATQTSLYIVQVLSTTILYDLGGHTDILKKAQCYMKPHTKRLSQEIEDLHSGKYFSWNTLLEIRYSRV, from the coding sequence ATGGACAGTGACATTTTAATCAATCAATTCTTAGAACTTTTTCCTGAATTCCACGATTGTTACATAGAACATTTGGATTTAAATCAAGAGTTTCTAGGACATGTGTTTTTTGGTGATGAAGTGGCTACTTATGTTGAAGGATTGCTTTGTGAAAATGATGACACAGAACAAATTGAGAAGTTTTTCAATTTTTTTGAATGGATGGCAACTCAAACGAGCCTTTATATTGTACAAGTGTTATCTACTACAATCTTGTATGATCTAGGTGGGCATACCGATATTTTAAAAAAAGCTCAATGTTATATGAAGCCGCATACTAAAAGACTTTCTCAAGAAATAGAAGATCTGCACTCAGGGAAATATTTTTCATGGAATACTCTGCTGGAGATTAGGTATTCAAGAGTTTGA
- the dnaN gene encoding DNA polymerase III subunit beta — MLVEITKNSLMNAIQYVIKAVAANSSIPILQGIHIQAGADGVTFTASNTSMTIQSMIAQDGVSLTVKRTGAIVIPSRYFHDIIRKFNHDKVILEIKEPMILSIVSGHSQLRLCGMDPTEFPSNDDGEAFPSTKLRINTTLLRLTIKQLAIVASTSETSPILTGVSLECSNDRLNLIATDGVRLAYRALHLEDATHNSLNAVIPAKNLYELSKILNKTDDTTEIEVSNNRVKFVTTGLKVESALIEGTFPSIKNVIPQSYLCEIAVDTACLLKAVECVTVMASEQVIRLVANTDTLKLMSKTADVGDIQNEIPLLEMCGEEFVVSINGKFFIDILRNMDCASVLLRYAGKTSPIVVLPDDSLMSTLFLITPVMTR, encoded by the coding sequence TTGCTGGTAGAGATAACAAAAAATTCTCTTATGAATGCCATACAATATGTGATAAAGGCAGTAGCAGCAAATAGTTCAATACCTATTCTTCAAGGAATACATATTCAAGCAGGTGCAGATGGCGTTACTTTTACGGCAAGTAATACAAGTATGACGATACAGTCTATGATTGCTCAAGATGGTGTTTCTCTGACTGTAAAAAGAACAGGGGCTATTGTTATACCATCGCGTTATTTTCACGATATTATTCGTAAATTTAATCATGACAAAGTTATACTTGAAATTAAAGAGCCAATGATTCTTTCGATTGTATCCGGTCATTCTCAATTACGTTTATGCGGAATGGACCCTACAGAATTCCCTTCCAACGATGATGGAGAGGCGTTCCCTTCTACTAAACTACGCATTAATACTACCTTACTTCGTTTGACTATTAAACAGCTAGCAATCGTAGCATCAACGTCCGAGACGAGCCCCATATTAACAGGAGTTTCTTTGGAATGCAGTAATGATCGTCTAAACCTAATTGCTACAGATGGAGTGCGGCTTGCATACCGCGCTTTGCATTTAGAAGATGCTACCCACAACAGTTTGAACGCTGTTATTCCAGCAAAAAATCTCTATGAATTATCGAAAATATTAAACAAAACAGATGACACAACTGAAATTGAAGTGAGTAATAATCGAGTTAAATTCGTGACAACTGGACTGAAAGTGGAGTCTGCTCTTATTGAAGGAACGTTCCCATCCATAAAGAATGTAATCCCTCAATCTTATTTGTGTGAAATCGCAGTTGATACAGCATGTTTGTTGAAAGCAGTTGAATGTGTAACTGTGATGGCTAGTGAACAAGTGATTAGATTAGTAGCTAATACAGACACATTAAAACTAATGTCCAAAACAGCCGATGTTGGAGATATTCAGAATGAAATTCCACTATTAGAGATGTGTGGGGAAGAATTTGTGGTATCAATAAATGGAAAGTTTTTTATCGATATACTTCGCAATATGGATTGCGCTAGCGTCCTATTAAGATACGCCGGGAAAACAAGTCCCATCGTCGTACTTCCAGATGATTCGCTCATGTCAACTCTGTTTTTGATTACTCCAGTGATGACCCGGTGA
- a CDS encoding GNAT family N-acetyltransferase codes for MDIKIREIISDDYAEVVLLWNDVLEIRNVNDANFRVTMEEMNKAGNYKTFVALIENNVVGFVTIVQALSVGVPIGYLHIQALAVKRELQNRGIGTKLLRQTENYAKERGISSIILCSGMKRTNAHAFYEHNGYDRDSYCFDKVIDLTH; via the coding sequence ATGGATATTAAAATTCGAGAAATTATATCAGATGATTATGCTGAAGTTGTTCTTTTATGGAATGATGTACTTGAAATTCGTAATGTTAATGATGCAAACTTCCGAGTGACTATGGAAGAGATGAATAAGGCCGGGAATTACAAAACATTTGTCGCATTGATAGAAAATAATGTGGTCGGTTTTGTAACTATTGTACAGGCATTATCCGTAGGAGTTCCAATTGGTTATCTACATATTCAAGCTCTTGCTGTTAAAAGGGAGCTGCAAAATAGAGGGATAGGTACAAAACTACTAAGACAGACTGAAAATTATGCTAAAGAACGGGGAATATCAAGTATTATTTTATGTAGCGGAATGAAGCGAACCAACGCCCATGCTTTTTATGAGCATAACGGCTATGACAGAGATTCATATTGCTTTGATAAGGTGATCGACTTAACCCATTAA
- a CDS encoding class I SAM-dependent methyltransferase, with amino-acid sequence MNPKIQRKIEQLENIERFPAEELFEFIQLNKEDELLDLGAGTGYISFAFANYVKRVVALDYDADILQYLEVKAKEKGITNIETTAANFKEMPLANERFEKAVASISLHEVQPLSSVLLEIHRVLKDKGIFVCIELEESTKPTGPRVSSKEMEKEIVKAGFSVINTIHLPTQVANQPIYIILAQKNK; translated from the coding sequence ATGAATCCTAAGATACAAAGAAAAATTGAGCAGTTGGAGAATATCGAGAGGTTCCCAGCAGAGGAGTTATTTGAATTTATACAGCTTAATAAAGAGGACGAACTATTAGACCTTGGGGCTGGCACAGGTTATATAAGCTTTGCTTTTGCTAATTATGTGAAAAGAGTAGTTGCATTGGATTACGATGCTGATATTTTACAGTATCTAGAGGTGAAAGCTAAGGAAAAAGGCATAACCAACATTGAAACCACTGCCGCAAATTTCAAAGAGATGCCACTCGCGAACGAAAGATTCGAAAAGGCCGTTGCTTCCATATCGTTACACGAAGTTCAACCTCTTTCGTCCGTACTGCTTGAAATCCATAGAGTATTGAAAGACAAAGGGATCTTTGTGTGCATTGAATTAGAGGAGTCGACGAAGCCTACTGGTCCAAGAGTTTCATCCAAGGAAATGGAAAAGGAAATTGTAAAGGCAGGTTTCTCAGTTATTAATACGATCCATTTACCAACACAAGTTGCTAACCAACCCATCTATATCATCCTTGCACAGAAAAATAAATAA
- a CDS encoding response regulator → MRLLIVDDGHYVVEYMKHLLDWNTFGIDQIETMTNSIEAREMLTQNHIDILITDIRMPEVSGIDLLQHIHQHNLPTKVIILSGYSEFEYAQQGIRLGALDYLLKPVDKDDVEKAMSKAINNITKTKPAQSVAWENFDGLEYLLSLLVHNETLRKQYDAYTEFLGHRRMCCFKLEGFTQEHEDAIKHAVGDKLDRLVWAAGTRLFGLVPEETAGELIIKLEQSVVSPPVSLTDRNVTRQMFYRFFLNEDIHLEDFNGIFNHSPSCGDWESAGNIIKKYDQIHLHKQKTIFLMETIRYVYLTDKDRDPSETVEWIFNQLRYPDELSSTLMDRVNRIRNNKQMSIQTIVDKVQTYIEDHLSHGLSLDELGKVAHLHPVYFSKLFKQETGENVSNYISRKRLEKASQLLQDSELRVADIAQMVGYRKNQYFIQLFKVEYGVTPYQYRRNMIHQ, encoded by the coding sequence ATGCGATTATTAATTGTGGATGACGGACATTATGTCGTTGAGTATATGAAGCACTTGCTCGATTGGAACACCTTTGGCATTGATCAGATCGAGACGATGACCAATTCGATTGAAGCCCGAGAGATGTTGACTCAAAACCACATCGATATTCTGATCACTGACATACGAATGCCTGAGGTGTCCGGTATTGATCTGCTTCAACATATCCACCAACATAACTTGCCAACCAAAGTGATCATCCTTTCTGGCTACTCCGAGTTCGAATATGCGCAACAAGGAATCCGTTTAGGTGCGCTGGACTACTTGCTCAAACCTGTCGACAAAGATGATGTGGAGAAAGCCATGTCCAAAGCCATCAACAATATTACAAAGACTAAGCCCGCTCAATCTGTTGCATGGGAGAACTTCGATGGATTGGAGTATCTGCTTTCCTTGCTTGTTCACAATGAGACATTAAGGAAGCAATATGATGCGTATACTGAATTTTTAGGGCATCGTCGTATGTGCTGCTTCAAGCTGGAGGGTTTCACACAGGAACATGAGGATGCTATAAAACATGCTGTCGGAGACAAATTGGATCGTCTCGTGTGGGCTGCGGGAACGCGACTGTTCGGTCTTGTTCCGGAAGAAACTGCTGGGGAACTGATCATCAAACTGGAGCAATCGGTCGTGTCTCCTCCCGTTTCATTGACCGACCGAAACGTGACCCGGCAGATGTTCTACCGATTCTTTCTTAATGAGGACATACACTTAGAAGACTTCAATGGCATATTCAACCATTCTCCGTCATGCGGTGATTGGGAGTCGGCGGGAAATATCATTAAAAAATATGATCAAATCCATCTCCATAAGCAAAAAACAATCTTTCTCATGGAGACCATTCGATATGTATATCTGACGGATAAGGATCGCGATCCCTCTGAAACCGTGGAGTGGATATTCAACCAGTTACGCTATCCTGATGAACTATCCTCAACTCTCATGGATCGGGTCAATCGAATCAGAAACAACAAACAGATGTCGATTCAAACTATCGTTGACAAAGTACAAACGTATATCGAAGACCATCTGTCACATGGCCTTAGCCTGGATGAACTGGGGAAAGTTGCACATCTCCATCCTGTTTATTTTTCCAAACTATTCAAACAAGAAACGGGCGAAAATGTGTCAAATTACATTTCGAGGAAGAGGTTGGAGAAGGCTTCTCAATTGCTTCAAGATTCGGAACTCCGTGTAGCCGATATAGCGCAGATGGTTGGTTACCGAAAAAATCAATATTTTATCCAGTTGTTCAAAGTGGAATACGGAGTTACGCCTTACCAGTACCGGAGAAATATGATCCATCAATGA
- a CDS encoding ribbon-helix-helix protein, CopG family, whose product MNNNNIKVGVSNKEGQLGFVFSRGGLREGSGRKSIGVTKKISLTLTEDMWGKIENHCTEHKLSRSEAIRNIIESFYTK is encoded by the coding sequence TTGAACAACAATAACATTAAAGTTGGTGTCTCTAATAAAGAAGGCCAGTTAGGTTTTGTCTTTTCGAGAGGTGGTCTGCGAGAAGGTTCCGGGAGAAAGAGTATAGGTGTGACTAAAAAAATATCTTTAACTCTAACAGAGGACATGTGGGGAAAAATCGAAAACCATTGCACAGAGCATAAACTTTCTCGTTCGGAGGCTATACGTAACATCATTGAGTCCTTCTATACAAAATAA
- a CDS encoding AraC family transcriptional regulator — protein MDWLDRMNSAMEYIETNLENTISFDKIAQRACCSTYHFQRMFPFITGVSLSEYIRRRRLTLAAFELQTTGSKVIDVAMKYGYDSPEAFARAFKNLHGIMPTSARDTGVSLKAYPRMSFHISIKGDVEMNYRIEQRDSFEMFGVYGIINADQKTAFSEVPQFRIKCDDDGSVDLMNDLLGRFGDTMLHAALYDHTKESFKYMICYHVPKGFEIPERFTKLAIPTLTWAVFPEPQCDMQKLWERIYSEWFPTSEYEQVEGPTFEMYYGMARHGNVSGEIWIPVKKK, from the coding sequence ATGGATTGGTTAGACAGGATGAATAGTGCCATGGAGTATATCGAAACAAATCTAGAAAACACTATTTCATTTGATAAAATCGCACAGAGAGCCTGTTGCTCTACCTATCATTTTCAAAGAATGTTTCCATTTATTACTGGCGTATCGTTATCGGAGTATATTCGACGTCGACGGTTGACGTTGGCGGCATTCGAACTGCAGACAACAGGCTCAAAGGTTATTGATGTAGCCATGAAATATGGATATGATTCGCCGGAGGCGTTTGCACGGGCCTTTAAAAATCTTCATGGCATTATGCCTACATCTGCGCGTGATACAGGCGTTTCTCTGAAAGCCTATCCTCGAATGTCCTTTCATATTTCAATAAAAGGGGATGTCGAAATGAATTACCGTATTGAGCAAAGAGATTCTTTTGAGATGTTTGGAGTATATGGAATTATAAATGCAGACCAGAAAACAGCCTTCTCTGAAGTTCCTCAATTCCGTATAAAATGTGATGATGATGGCAGCGTTGATCTTATGAACGACTTATTGGGACGTTTTGGTGATACCATGTTACATGCCGCCCTTTATGATCACACTAAAGAATCTTTCAAATACATGATCTGTTATCATGTACCTAAGGGGTTTGAGATTCCGGAGAGATTCACAAAACTTGCTATCCCAACATTAACGTGGGCGGTCTTCCCGGAGCCGCAGTGTGATATGCAAAAACTATGGGAACGAATCTATTCTGAGTGGTTTCCGACATCTGAATACGAACAGGTTGAGGGCCCTACTTTCGAAATGTATTATGGAATGGCACGGCATGGGAATGTTTCAGGAGAAATCTGGATACCGGTGAAGAAAAAATAA
- a CDS encoding ABC transporter permease, with translation MAFQDYKPWLGITGSRWIGLDNFERIFQYKEATQAIVNTLIIAVSKIIVGIIVPIVMAILLSEIRNMGIKKSVQTLVYLPHFLSWVTVAGLMIDILGLDGGINHILTQIFGNDPIYFLGDPDLFRFTVVISDVWKSFGFGMIVYLATIAGINPSYYEAAEIDGATRRQQIRYVTLPSMLPMIIVISTLSLGNILDAGFDQVFNLYNPLVYSTGDIIDTYVYRSSLLNGQYGFGTAVGLFKSGISLILIVVSYRLAYKYANYKIF, from the coding sequence ATGGCATTTCAGGACTACAAACCATGGCTGGGCATCACAGGTTCACGGTGGATCGGGTTAGATAATTTCGAACGAATTTTCCAGTATAAAGAAGCCACACAAGCGATTGTTAATACACTGATCATTGCCGTTTCCAAAATAATCGTTGGTATTATCGTTCCGATCGTCATGGCTATTCTGCTGAGTGAGATCCGAAATATGGGCATTAAGAAAAGTGTACAGACACTGGTATATCTGCCGCATTTCTTGTCTTGGGTTACGGTCGCGGGGTTGATGATTGATATTCTCGGATTAGACGGAGGAATCAACCACATCTTGACCCAGATTTTCGGGAACGATCCCATTTACTTCTTGGGAGATCCTGATCTGTTTCGATTCACGGTTGTGATCAGCGATGTGTGGAAGAGCTTTGGCTTTGGCATGATTGTTTATCTGGCGACCATTGCGGGAATTAATCCTTCTTATTACGAAGCGGCCGAGATTGATGGTGCCACACGCCGGCAGCAAATTCGATACGTAACTTTGCCTAGCATGTTGCCCATGATTATCGTCATTTCTACGCTGAGTCTGGGCAATATTCTGGATGCCGGCTTTGATCAGGTCTTTAATCTGTACAATCCGCTTGTCTACAGTACGGGAGATATCATTGACACCTATGTTTACCGTTCATCCTTGTTAAACGGGCAATACGGCTTCGGGACAGCTGTAGGACTGTTCAAATCGGGGATTAGCTTGATCTTGATCGTTGTCTCTTACAGGCTGGCCTATAAGTATGCCAATTACAAAATATTTTAA
- a CDS encoding aldo/keto reductase — protein sequence MNQTVAAANGVDIPQLGFGLYKIKDRGTFERTVEEAIRMGYRHFDTAKIYGNEAALGRVIQNSGIPREEFFITSKVWTTDLEYRATKKAFEQTCQKLNVTYLDMYLIHFAGPQYVNAWKAMEELYDAGKIKVIGVANFEIRHLEHLKKHSRISPMVNQIETHPEFPQHGVHDYMVRHRILHEAWGPLGQGSKALLEHPELAAIALCHQKSVAQVILRWHLQRGIIVIPKSSNPQRIKENNEIFDFELNEKEMEQIRRLDTGKRYSVSPNGYMVNPIYIHLMKLFIRSH from the coding sequence ATGAATCAGACAGTCGCAGCGGCAAACGGAGTGGACATTCCTCAACTCGGGTTCGGCCTATATAAGATCAAAGACAGGGGGACTTTTGAGAGGACTGTCGAGGAGGCTATTCGAATGGGTTATCGCCATTTCGATACGGCCAAAATTTACGGTAATGAAGCGGCACTAGGTCGGGTCATCCAAAATAGCGGCATTCCCAGGGAGGAGTTCTTCATTACCTCCAAGGTATGGACGACAGACCTGGAGTACCGTGCAACGAAAAAGGCGTTCGAGCAGACTTGCCAGAAGCTGAACGTAACGTATCTCGATATGTATTTGATTCATTTTGCCGGTCCTCAATACGTGAATGCCTGGAAGGCGATGGAAGAATTATACGACGCAGGTAAAATCAAAGTTATAGGTGTAGCCAATTTCGAGATCCGGCATCTGGAGCATCTGAAGAAGCATTCCCGGATTTCGCCGATGGTAAATCAGATCGAGACCCATCCGGAATTTCCGCAACACGGAGTGCATGATTATATGGTTCGGCATCGGATTCTGCATGAGGCTTGGGGACCGTTGGGGCAGGGAAGCAAAGCGCTGCTGGAGCATCCGGAGCTGGCGGCAATTGCCCTTTGCCATCAGAAGTCGGTTGCCCAAGTCATTTTGCGCTGGCATTTGCAACGTGGAATTATTGTCATCCCCAAATCATCGAATCCTCAAAGGATTAAAGAGAACAATGAAATATTCGACTTTGAGTTGAATGAGAAGGAAATGGAACAAATACGACGATTGGACACGGGTAAGAGATATTCCGTAAGTCCGAATGGCTACATGGTCAACCCGATTTATATCCATTTAATGAAGTTATTTATTCGCTCTCATTGA
- a CDS encoding carbohydrate ABC transporter permease — protein MYHKTTGYRVFSYFNYAFMILAGLACFLPLLHLLAQSLSSKAAISGNMVSFWPVGFNVDAYIKTFNNSNFNGAMLTSITRTVLGTTISMFILTCAGYALSKEFRGRNVLMWFFIFTMLFSGGLIPSYILITALGLKDTIWALVLPGAFGAYNLILLVNFFKTIPKALEEAAFIDGASFFVILSKIYLPLSLPGIATVSLFIMVGHWNSWFDGILYMSDASKYPLASFLQTVVVQSNMQNMAMSQSEVAAMSEQSIKAAQIFVSTLPIILVYPFLQRYFVKGIVLGAVKE, from the coding sequence ATGTACCATAAGACGACAGGTTATAGAGTATTCTCCTATTTTAATTACGCGTTCATGATACTGGCGGGTCTGGCGTGTTTTCTTCCACTGCTTCATTTGTTGGCACAATCGCTAAGCAGTAAAGCGGCCATTAGCGGTAATATGGTTTCATTTTGGCCGGTCGGGTTCAATGTGGATGCCTATATCAAAACGTTCAACAATTCTAATTTCAACGGTGCCATGCTGACATCAATCACTCGAACCGTATTGGGTACGACGATCAGTATGTTTATTCTTACCTGTGCAGGATATGCCCTGTCCAAGGAATTCAGGGGACGCAACGTGCTCATGTGGTTTTTTATCTTTACCATGCTCTTCTCGGGGGGATTGATACCTTCTTACATATTGATCACAGCCCTTGGTTTAAAGGATACCATCTGGGCTCTTGTGTTACCGGGAGCTTTCGGTGCTTATAATTTGATTCTTCTCGTCAATTTTTTCAAAACGATTCCCAAAGCCCTGGAAGAAGCAGCTTTCATTGACGGAGCGTCCTTCTTCGTAATTCTTAGCAAAATATATTTACCATTATCTCTGCCTGGCATAGCGACCGTATCCTTGTTCATTATGGTAGGGCACTGGAACTCCTGGTTTGACGGGATTTTGTACATGTCGGATGCAAGTAAGTATCCGTTGGCTTCGTTCTTACAGACGGTCGTTGTGCAGAGCAATATGCAAAATATGGCGATGAGCCAGTCTGAGGTGGCAGCCATGTCGGAACAAAGTATCAAGGCAGCCCAAATTTTTGTAAGCACGCTTCCGATCATTTTGGTCTATCCTTTTTTACAACGTTATTTCGTGAAGGGAATTGTACTAGGAGCCGTCAAAGAATAA
- a CDS encoding ArsR/SmtB family transcription factor — MIYLNQELATTIAIEFKNNQKVLNAIGDETRQAILIALIQGPQKPGMRVGEIRMKTHLSRPTVSHHLKILKESQIISVRKEGTLNYYSLDSGSKLKLLKNLVNEIEKLLTQCEEQASEQELGNMGRGSCE; from the coding sequence ATAATTTACCTGAATCAGGAACTTGCGACAACGATTGCTATCGAATTTAAGAACAATCAGAAGGTATTGAATGCGATCGGAGACGAGACTCGGCAAGCCATCCTCATAGCCTTGATTCAAGGGCCGCAAAAACCCGGCATGCGCGTAGGAGAGATCAGGATGAAAACTCACCTTTCCCGACCGACCGTATCACATCATCTGAAAATATTGAAAGAATCACAGATAATAAGTGTTCGTAAAGAAGGAACTCTCAACTATTACAGCCTTGACTCCGGTAGCAAGTTGAAATTATTGAAAAACCTGGTGAACGAGATAGAAAAGTTGCTAACGCAATGTGAAGAACAAGCTTCGGAACAAGAATTAGGAAACATGGGGAGGGGGAGTTGCGAATGA